One genomic segment of Culturomica massiliensis includes these proteins:
- a CDS encoding M3 family metallopeptidase — protein sequence MKRMLIMAGLVMVLGACNSPGKDAKSSENPFFAEYTTPFGVPPFDKIKIEHYKPAFLKGMEEQKQEIDALLNQRSMPDFENTIVALDQSGRLLSKVSSVFYGLNSANTSEEMQALSKELAPLLSKHRDDIKLNPRLFARVKEVYERQKDFNLDKEQTALLEDTYKSFVRGGANLSPEKQERLRALNSEISLLQLTFGQNMLKETNAFQLVIDNQEDLAGLPASLIATAADAAKVAGLEGKWVFTLHNPSIMPFLQFSERRPLREKIFKAYINRGNNNNESDNKEVVKKLVSLRLEKAKLMGYDDYAAFVLEDRMAKNEANVYRLLNQVWEPALRKAKEEAGDLKIAMKKEGVKDELQGWDWRYYNEKVMKEKFDIDENQLRPYLKLENVREGMFYVANKLYGITFTELKDMPKPHEEAIAFECKDTDGTHLGVLYMDYFPRASKRGGAWCGTYRSQTYKDSVRVAPVVTIVCNFTKPSGGQPALLSPDEASTMFHEFGHALHNLFKDVHYYGVSGVPRDFVELPSQIMEHWAFEPEVLNVYAKHYQTGEMMPKELIGKLEKSGKYGQGFATAEYVQASVLDMDYHVLKEIPADFDVEKFEAASMKRLGALRQIPPRYRTTYFNHTMGGGYTAGYYSYMWAEVLDADAYQAFVETGNIFDPETAAKFRKYVLTPGGIDDAMVMYTNFRGAEPGVEPLLKNRGLK from the coding sequence ATGAAAAGAATGTTAATTATGGCGGGACTTGTTATGGTATTAGGAGCCTGTAACAGCCCCGGAAAAGATGCTAAGTCATCGGAAAATCCTTTTTTTGCGGAGTATACGACTCCGTTCGGAGTCCCTCCTTTTGATAAGATTAAAATAGAGCATTATAAACCGGCTTTTCTGAAAGGAATGGAAGAACAGAAGCAGGAAATTGATGCTTTATTGAATCAGCGTTCAATGCCTGATTTTGAAAATACCATTGTAGCTTTGGATCAGAGTGGACGTTTGTTAAGTAAAGTCAGTTCTGTATTTTATGGTTTAAATAGTGCCAATACTTCGGAAGAAATGCAGGCATTGAGTAAAGAGTTGGCTCCGCTGTTGTCGAAGCACCGGGACGATATTAAACTGAATCCGCGCTTGTTTGCCCGGGTAAAAGAGGTGTATGAACGTCAGAAAGATTTCAATTTGGATAAAGAACAGACGGCTTTATTGGAAGATACGTATAAAAGTTTTGTGCGTGGCGGGGCTAATCTTTCTCCGGAAAAACAAGAGAGGCTGAGAGCATTGAACAGTGAAATTTCATTGTTGCAACTGACGTTCGGGCAGAATATGCTGAAAGAGACGAATGCCTTTCAATTGGTTATCGACAATCAGGAAGATTTGGCCGGTTTACCGGCTTCTCTGATTGCAACTGCTGCTGATGCAGCGAAGGTGGCAGGCTTGGAAGGAAAGTGGGTGTTTACTTTGCACAATCCCAGCATTATGCCTTTTTTGCAATTTTCAGAACGGAGACCGTTGAGGGAGAAAATTTTCAAGGCTTATATAAATCGGGGAAATAACAACAATGAATCTGATAATAAAGAAGTTGTAAAGAAATTAGTAAGTCTTCGTCTGGAAAAAGCGAAATTGATGGGGTATGACGATTACGCTGCTTTTGTATTGGAGGACCGGATGGCTAAAAACGAGGCGAATGTTTACCGTTTGCTGAATCAGGTTTGGGAACCGGCTTTGCGTAAAGCGAAGGAAGAGGCCGGCGATTTGAAAATTGCAATGAAAAAAGAGGGGGTAAAAGACGAGCTGCAAGGTTGGGACTGGCGTTATTACAATGAGAAGGTCATGAAGGAAAAGTTTGATATCGATGAAAATCAGCTTCGGCCTTATCTTAAATTGGAAAATGTACGGGAAGGGATGTTTTATGTTGCCAATAAACTGTACGGTATTACTTTTACGGAATTGAAAGATATGCCTAAACCGCATGAGGAAGCTATTGCTTTCGAATGTAAAGATACCGACGGTACGCACCTGGGCGTTTTGTATATGGATTACTTTCCGCGTGCCAGTAAGCGGGGCGGAGCCTGGTGTGGTACATATCGTTCCCAGACTTATAAAGATTCCGTGCGTGTTGCACCGGTTGTGACGATTGTTTGTAATTTCACAAAACCTTCGGGAGGCCAACCGGCTTTGTTAAGTCCTGATGAAGCTTCGACGATGTTTCATGAGTTCGGTCATGCCTTACATAACCTGTTTAAAGATGTTCATTATTACGGAGTTTCGGGCGTACCGCGTGATTTCGTGGAATTACCTTCTCAGATAATGGAACATTGGGCATTTGAGCCGGAGGTGTTGAATGTATATGCTAAACATTATCAGACCGGAGAAATGATGCCGAAGGAATTGATCGGGAAACTTGAAAAGAGTGGGAAATACGGACAAGGGTTTGCAACGGCAGAATATGTTCAGGCTTCTGTTCTGGATATGGATTATCATGTATTGAAGGAGATTCCGGCAGATTTTGATGTAGAAAAATTTGAAGCCGCCAGCATGAAACGCTTAGGTGCATTGAGGCAGATTCCGCCCCGTTACCGGACCACTTATTTCAATCATACGATGGGAGGTGGCTATACGGCCGGCTATTATAGCTATATGTGGGCAGAAGTTCTGGATGCAGATGCTTATCAGGCTTTTGTCGAGACTGGCAATATCTTTGATCCGGAGACAGCCGCTAAGTTCAGAAAATATGTCCTTACACCTGGTGGTATTGACGATGCGATGGTTATGTATACCAATTTCCGTGGAGCAGAACCGGGTGTAGAGCCTTTGCTGAAGAACAGAGGATTGAAGTAA
- a CDS encoding tetratricopeptide repeat protein produces the protein MGIFKSLFGREAEQPEEAQDKNQERNFDILKYDGLKAMKIGKTGYAIRCFTEALAIREEFETLNYLALVYIQENDTTEAIDIYTRMVKIDPEHTDTFLNRAQLYLREQQPEAVIADCEYVLSKNPAEFRAYFFMAKARQMMQQQQEAIDDLNKAAGIKSDFMELFLLRSSIWMELKEYENALNDTNTAISISSEEESTYLQRAAIYEALGNTEAALQDYATVVELNPFHEQAYLETGRILLDRHLIDETIRHFDEAIENKPDFGRAYTARGRAKELKGDMEGAQEDLQTGAELSEGNDEIEKQPVNFNDMYANRPL, from the coding sequence ATGGGTATTTTCAAATCACTTTTCGGTCGTGAGGCAGAACAACCGGAAGAGGCTCAGGACAAAAACCAAGAACGGAATTTCGATATTCTCAAATATGACGGATTAAAAGCGATGAAAATCGGTAAAACAGGCTATGCCATCCGTTGTTTTACCGAAGCCCTTGCCATCCGGGAAGAATTTGAAACCTTGAATTACCTGGCACTGGTTTATATTCAGGAAAACGATACGACAGAAGCCATCGATATATACACCCGGATGGTAAAAATTGATCCGGAACACACAGATACATTCTTAAACCGGGCCCAGCTATATCTCCGGGAACAACAACCGGAAGCCGTTATCGCTGACTGCGAATATGTACTTAGCAAAAACCCGGCAGAATTCAGAGCTTATTTTTTCATGGCAAAAGCCCGGCAAATGATGCAACAACAGCAAGAAGCAATTGATGATCTGAATAAAGCAGCCGGTATCAAAAGTGACTTCATGGAATTATTTCTATTACGTTCTTCCATTTGGATGGAACTCAAAGAATATGAAAACGCCTTAAACGACACAAATACAGCCATTTCCATTTCATCCGAAGAAGAAAGTACCTACCTGCAAAGAGCTGCGATCTATGAAGCACTTGGAAATACAGAAGCTGCTTTACAAGATTATGCCACTGTCGTGGAATTAAATCCTTTCCACGAACAGGCCTATCTGGAAACCGGACGTATTTTGCTGGACCGGCATCTGATCGACGAAACAATCCGGCATTTTGACGAAGCGATTGAAAACAAACCTGATTTCGGACGAGCCTACACCGCCAGAGGCCGGGCAAAAGAACTGAAAGGCGACATGGAAGGAGCACAGGAAGACCTCCAAACCGGTGCCGAACTGTCCGAGGGAAACGATGAAATTGAAAAACAACCTGTTAACTTCAATGACATGTACGCCAACCGGCCTTTATAA
- a CDS encoding ABC transporter permease, giving the protein MRLFTIITRQLSRNRLYIFINLMGLSVAIAISLLVYSFVVKEVQTDEFHRNGENIYRILGKEKSDDTYSSEHCGLLAPSVLRQISGIEDFVRIWPQSMEIKTEGMADFNAVETCFHADSAFFSVFTFPLVHGVFSQNLPFRWAVISERAAQKYFKDTDPVGQNVYVRSDMWFPKPIPYQVVAVMRNIPAWSTLQTDIVLDYRYTEQFTDWNNNFLSLTYVQLSPKNSIQTIEEDIKKFYAVVQPETEYQFRLQSLGSVYYHGENVEYSSDYKAPQGSLFLTRLLVGITLLIFFLSSCNYVMIKVVQSQHNLRMFAIQRCYGADNKSVWIHFLVETTVYFVLSGIIGICLARWLFPAFQEVITPGFHYSFPFSVASVFCFIGILCVFIVFISVSLSYYFLNRLNTGGIKESVDKKVSVFDLRKVLAFVSVAIFSLLFVTATIVNRQIGFLKNKDLGYSVENVLSVSGSNEVIKATLSGNPDILSVTSGSTPLPMEEPSFLKLTCQFDNGLMPEKAEIISGDADYLSTYRIQLLEGKNFDPATDPQNTGVIPLLVNQQFVRKSGLKQAVGTLFRGRTFDDEPFSNFKIIGIVKDFYAHPLYKEIDPLVISYSKGSYSHGFMNNDITTICYMPLKKTEVLQFLHENNLTCYYVYDYARLYGKEEAFMRLINIVAVIAIFIGGLGIFAFSVFFVASRKKEVALRKINGGSEWAIQRQLNRDFVVLTLWACLFSIPLGYYLISSWLEKFACRIELNWYFFILVALCCLTFVCLVVTWQIRKIVTLNPVECLKEL; this is encoded by the coding sequence ATGAGATTGTTCACGATTATTACCCGGCAATTGTCGCGAAACAGGTTGTATATTTTTATAAACCTGATGGGATTAAGCGTTGCGATAGCAATTAGTCTCCTTGTCTATAGCTTTGTTGTAAAAGAAGTACAGACGGATGAATTCCATCGGAATGGTGAGAATATTTATCGTATATTGGGCAAGGAAAAATCTGACGATACCTATAGCAGCGAGCATTGTGGGTTGCTGGCTCCCTCGGTTTTGAGACAAATCAGCGGGATTGAGGATTTTGTTCGTATTTGGCCGCAATCAATGGAAATAAAGACGGAAGGGATGGCCGATTTTAATGCAGTAGAAACATGTTTTCATGCTGATTCTGCTTTTTTCAGTGTTTTTACTTTTCCGTTGGTGCATGGGGTATTTTCTCAAAATCTGCCTTTTCGATGGGCTGTGATTTCGGAAAGAGCGGCCCAAAAATACTTTAAGGATACGGATCCTGTCGGACAAAATGTTTATGTCCGTTCGGATATGTGGTTTCCCAAGCCTATTCCTTACCAGGTGGTCGCTGTTATGCGGAATATTCCTGCCTGGTCGACATTACAAACGGATATTGTATTGGATTATCGTTATACGGAACAATTTACGGACTGGAACAATAATTTTTTGTCTCTTACTTATGTACAGTTAAGTCCGAAAAATTCCATTCAGACGATAGAAGAGGATATTAAAAAATTTTATGCAGTCGTCCAGCCGGAAACAGAATACCAATTCAGGCTTCAATCCCTCGGTAGTGTTTATTACCACGGAGAGAATGTTGAATACAGCAGTGATTATAAAGCACCTCAGGGTTCACTGTTTCTTACCCGTTTGCTTGTCGGGATTACCTTGCTCATATTTTTTCTTTCGTCTTGTAATTACGTCATGATCAAAGTCGTACAGAGCCAACATAATTTGAGAATGTTTGCCATTCAACGTTGTTATGGTGCTGATAATAAGAGTGTATGGATTCATTTTCTGGTAGAGACAACGGTGTATTTCGTGCTTTCGGGAATTATCGGAATTTGTTTAGCCAGGTGGCTTTTTCCGGCTTTTCAGGAAGTAATTACACCGGGATTTCACTATTCTTTCCCGTTCAGTGTCGCAAGTGTTTTTTGCTTTATTGGCATATTATGTGTATTTATTGTTTTTATTAGCGTTTCTTTGAGTTATTATTTTCTGAATAGGTTAAATACCGGTGGAATAAAAGAATCTGTTGATAAGAAAGTTTCCGTATTTGATTTGCGGAAGGTTTTGGCTTTTGTTTCCGTGGCCATATTTTCTTTATTGTTTGTTACGGCTACGATTGTTAATCGACAAATCGGTTTTCTTAAAAACAAAGATTTAGGCTACAGTGTCGAAAATGTATTGAGTGTCTCCGGTAGTAATGAAGTTATCAAAGCTACGTTATCGGGTAATCCGGATATTTTGTCCGTAACCTCGGGGAGCACTCCCTTGCCTATGGAAGAGCCTTCTTTTTTAAAATTGACCTGTCAGTTTGATAACGGACTTATGCCGGAAAAAGCCGAAATTATCAGTGGAGATGCTGATTATTTAAGTACCTACCGGATACAGTTGCTGGAAGGTAAAAACTTCGATCCGGCAACAGATCCGCAAAATACAGGGGTTATTCCTTTGCTTGTCAATCAGCAATTTGTTCGAAAATCCGGACTGAAACAGGCTGTTGGTACCCTATTCAGGGGCAGGACTTTTGACGATGAGCCGTTTTCAAATTTTAAAATTATCGGTATTGTTAAAGATTTTTATGCTCATCCCTTGTATAAAGAGATTGATCCTTTAGTGATCAGTTATAGTAAAGGCTCTTATAGCCATGGATTTATGAACAATGATATAACGACAATTTGTTATATGCCGTTGAAAAAAACGGAAGTGCTCCAATTTTTGCATGAAAATAATCTTACCTGCTATTATGTGTACGATTATGCACGACTTTATGGGAAAGAAGAAGCTTTTATGCGTTTGATCAATATCGTAGCCGTGATCGCTATATTTATCGGGGGGCTCGGTATATTTGCCTTTTCCGTGTTTTTTGTCGCCAGCCGCAAGAAGGAGGTGGCTCTGCGGAAGATCAACGGTGGTTCGGAATGGGCTATTCAAAGACAACTTAACCGGGATTTTGTGGTGTTGACATTGTGGGCTTGCCTTTTTAGTATTCCGTTAGGGTATTATCTCATCAGCTCCTGGTTGGAAAAATTCGCTTGCCGGATTGAACTGAATTGGTATTTTTTCATCCTGGTAGCACTCTGCTGTCTGACCTTTGTCTGTCTTGTCGTTACCTGGCAAATCCGAAAAATAGTAACCCTAAATCCCGTAGAGTGTTTGAAGGAGTTGTAA
- a CDS encoding DUF2721 domain-containing protein, protein MEDLTLTTPSILFSAISLIMLAYTNRFLAYASVIRNLKNEHENNPTPITQRQIDNLRKRLYITRSMQIFGVMSLLLCVVCTLFIYVGWQMAAVYIFGVALLLLVISLGLSVKELLISVKALEFHLDRVDPEKKEK, encoded by the coding sequence ATGGAAGATTTGACATTAACAACTCCTTCGATATTGTTCTCGGCCATATCCTTGATTATGCTGGCCTATACAAACCGCTTTCTGGCCTATGCCTCGGTGATCCGTAATTTGAAAAATGAGCATGAAAATAATCCGACACCTATCACTCAAAGACAGATCGATAATTTGAGAAAAAGGCTCTATATTACCCGTTCTATGCAAATTTTCGGAGTGATGAGTTTATTACTTTGTGTCGTGTGTACGCTTTTTATTTACGTTGGCTGGCAAATGGCTGCCGTCTATATTTTCGGAGTGGCATTATTGCTTTTGGTTATTTCACTCGGATTATCGGTGAAAGAATTGCTTATCTCTGTCAAAGCACTGGAGTTTCATTTGGACCGGGTAGATCCGGAGAAAAAAGAAAAATAA
- a CDS encoding UDP-2,3-diacylglucosamine diphosphatase → MNDRLKVSTVVISDVHLGSEHSKVDELTRFLKSVDCDKLILNGDIIDGWKLQKNPFGRWKKSYTDLIKVIMKMMENHRTQVIYVRGNHDDFLDKLVPLILPNISIVSDYVHVSKGKRYYVTHGDIFDTITSHMIWLAKLGDYGYSFLLWLNKILNNYRRRHGKPYYSFSQRIKHKVKSAVSYISDFEKELVQIAANRHFDGIICGHIHQPADTWYEKVHYLNSGDWVESLSALVEYPDGRWEVYDYNKDEKMQEKTLKIAV, encoded by the coding sequence ATGAACGACAGATTAAAAGTTTCAACAGTAGTTATCTCGGATGTACATTTGGGTTCTGAACATTCAAAAGTAGACGAACTTACTCGTTTTTTGAAAAGTGTTGATTGCGATAAACTTATCCTGAACGGAGATATTATCGACGGTTGGAAACTACAAAAGAATCCTTTCGGCCGTTGGAAAAAAAGTTATACCGATCTGATCAAAGTCATCATGAAAATGATGGAAAACCATCGGACACAGGTTATTTATGTAAGGGGAAACCACGATGACTTCCTTGACAAATTAGTACCGTTAATACTCCCCAACATCTCTATTGTCAGCGACTATGTCCATGTATCTAAGGGGAAACGCTATTATGTTACACACGGTGATATCTTCGATACCATCACATCCCATATGATCTGGCTGGCGAAACTCGGTGATTACGGTTACTCATTCCTGCTGTGGTTGAATAAAATACTGAATAACTATCGCCGCCGGCATGGTAAGCCTTACTACTCCTTCTCCCAACGTATCAAACACAAAGTAAAATCAGCCGTATCCTACATTTCAGATTTTGAAAAAGAACTGGTACAGATTGCAGCAAACCGCCACTTTGACGGTATCATCTGCGGGCACATCCATCAACCGGCCGATACCTGGTACGAAAAAGTACATTACCTGAATTCGGGTGACTGGGTAGAATCACTCAGTGCACTCGTCGAGTATCCGGACGGCCGTTGGGAAGTATACGATTACAATAAAGATGAAAAAATGCAGGAAAAAACATTAAAAATAGCCGTATAG
- a CDS encoding glycosyltransferase family protein, giving the protein MRFIFTIQGEGRGHFTQAITLEQILRQQGDEVVAILVGKSSRREIPSFFTTKVKAPVYSFESPNFLPTPLNKRSPLLKSVAFNLKKLPAFRQSIGFIDRKIKELQPDMVINFYELMTGLTYLFRHPETPMVCIGHQYLFLHKDFVFPRKPWIQLASLRFFTRLTAIGSSLKLALSFYNFPEDPKKRIIIVPPLLREEVLSRKPTRGNYIHGYLLNNGYVEEIAEWHRRYPHYPLHFFWDRKNAPETQEIAPGLTLHRIDDNLFIDYMAGCKAFATTAGFESVCEALYLQKPVLMVPVHIEQECNAFDATRAGAGIRSDRFDPETLLSYLPSYRPNPVFRSWTQSAGIRIYATLLKYKSNSRKKVPFYDRCIGKLKSILSIKTLVQV; this is encoded by the coding sequence ATGCGTTTTATTTTCACAATTCAGGGAGAAGGCCGGGGACACTTTACCCAAGCGATAACATTAGAACAAATCTTAAGACAGCAAGGTGACGAGGTCGTTGCGATACTTGTCGGCAAAAGCAGCCGCCGTGAAATACCTTCCTTCTTCACAACCAAAGTAAAAGCGCCTGTATACAGTTTCGAAAGTCCGAATTTTTTACCGACACCACTGAATAAACGTTCACCACTGTTGAAAAGTGTGGCTTTCAATCTGAAAAAACTACCTGCTTTCAGGCAAAGTATCGGTTTCATAGACCGAAAAATCAAGGAGCTGCAACCGGATATGGTCATTAATTTTTATGAATTAATGACAGGACTGACATACCTGTTCAGACATCCTGAAACTCCAATGGTTTGCATTGGTCATCAATACCTTTTTCTTCATAAAGACTTTGTATTTCCCCGCAAACCATGGATTCAACTCGCCTCTCTCCGCTTTTTCACCCGCTTAACTGCCATCGGCTCTTCACTCAAACTCGCACTCTCATTCTATAATTTCCCCGAAGACCCTAAAAAACGAATCATTATCGTACCGCCATTACTACGGGAAGAAGTTCTATCCCGAAAACCGACACGAGGTAATTACATTCACGGCTATCTGCTCAATAACGGCTACGTGGAAGAAATTGCCGAATGGCACCGGCGCTATCCGCATTATCCTCTCCATTTTTTCTGGGACCGGAAAAATGCTCCCGAAACCCAGGAGATCGCACCCGGCCTTACCCTTCACCGAATCGACGACAATCTGTTTATCGACTATATGGCCGGATGTAAAGCATTTGCCACCACAGCCGGATTCGAATCAGTCTGCGAGGCCCTTTATTTACAAAAACCGGTACTCATGGTTCCTGTACACATCGAGCAGGAATGCAATGCGTTCGATGCAACACGTGCCGGAGCAGGAATCCGGTCTGATCGTTTCGATCCGGAAACCCTGCTTTCCTATCTGCCTTCCTATCGTCCGAATCCCGTTTTCCGCTCCTGGACACAATCGGCCGGGATACGGATTTATGCAACACTCCTAAAATACAAAAGCAACTCCCGGAAAAAAGTCCCCTTTTACGACCGCTGCATCGGTAAACTAAAATCCATCCTTTCCATCAAAACCTTAGTGCAAGTATAA
- a CDS encoding DUF2156 domain-containing protein encodes MLTFQPITPEIRELITTYTLPGEYRDNNLSICNLCCWHFLNESSYTLIGKQLVIRFRYHDGNSIYTLPFGEGNTAETLEILHTEAQNNKQPLMFFGSSPYLQNELEKYFEQKFKYHYPRDHADYLYIRENLVTLRGKDYQPKRNHANRFRKKYDYQYLPLTPAIVPHCLDLAAKWCEEHDCQDDPNLQYEQQAMKFAMEHFETLALLGGALWVDNEIVAFTYGAPVNYDTFCVHIEKADTNFDGAYTVMNQEFASRIPEQFTYINREEDLGIPGLRKAKLSYSPALLLKKCRATLIEE; translated from the coding sequence ATGCTTACGTTTCAACCCATCACACCGGAAATCAGAGAGCTAATCACCACCTACACCCTACCCGGCGAATACCGTGACAACAACTTATCCATTTGCAACCTGTGCTGTTGGCATTTTCTCAACGAAAGCAGTTATACATTGATCGGTAAACAACTGGTTATACGCTTCCGCTACCACGACGGCAATTCGATTTATACATTACCTTTCGGAGAAGGAAATACGGCTGAAACGTTAGAAATACTACATACAGAAGCCCAAAACAACAAACAGCCTCTGATGTTTTTCGGTTCCTCTCCTTATCTTCAAAATGAGCTTGAAAAATATTTTGAACAAAAATTCAAATACCATTACCCGCGGGATCATGCCGACTATCTTTACATCCGCGAAAACTTAGTCACACTCAGAGGAAAAGACTACCAACCGAAACGCAATCATGCAAACCGTTTCCGTAAAAAATACGATTATCAATATTTACCGCTGACTCCGGCCATTGTTCCTCATTGCCTGGACCTGGCTGCAAAATGGTGTGAAGAACACGATTGCCAGGACGATCCCAATTTGCAATACGAACAACAAGCCATGAAATTTGCCATGGAACACTTTGAGACACTGGCCCTTCTAGGGGGAGCCTTATGGGTAGATAATGAAATCGTAGCTTTTACTTACGGAGCCCCGGTCAATTACGATACATTCTGTGTACACATAGAAAAGGCTGATACAAATTTTGACGGGGCTTACACCGTAATGAATCAGGAATTTGCTTCCAGAATCCCGGAACAGTTTACTTATATAAACCGGGAAGAAGATTTAGGTATACCCGGTTTAAGAAAGGCCAAACTATCATATTCCCCGGCGCTTCTATTAAAAAAATGCCGGGCTACACTTATTGAAGAATAA
- a CDS encoding GNAT family N-acetyltransferase — translation MKYKVGHSQKKSRFEVEIQGSTAYLEYVIADGVMDILHTVVPMELEGKGVGSALVKQALEYARESHLNVVPSCPFAETFMIRHKEYEDLLLS, via the coding sequence ATGAAATATAAGGTGGGTCATAGTCAAAAGAAAAGCCGGTTTGAGGTTGAAATACAGGGAAGTACAGCTTATCTGGAGTATGTTATTGCCGACGGCGTGATGGATATTCTGCATACGGTTGTGCCGATGGAACTGGAAGGTAAGGGAGTCGGCTCGGCATTGGTAAAACAAGCATTGGAATATGCACGGGAAAGTCATCTGAATGTAGTGCCTTCTTGTCCTTTTGCAGAAACATTCATGATTCGGCATAAAGAATATGAAGATTTATTACTTTCTTAA